The genome window TTGCCGACGTTGGGGAGGCCTACGATACCGAGACGTAGCATGAGAAGACGAGAAGACGGGAAGACGAGAAGACGAGGATACGCGGCGGTGCGGTTGAAATGTAGTTGGTGCAGGGAATTGGTACGGGCATTCGAAGCGCGCCGGGCTAGGCTCTCGTCATGCAGATCTACAAGAAACTCACGGTATGGCAGAAGTCGCATGAGCTCACGTTGCGCGTGTATCGTGCCTCCGCCGGCTTCCATGCACATGGGCACTCCGCGCTCGCGGGACAGATGCGGCGAGCAGCTGCCTCCGTCTCGGCCAACATCGCGGAGGGAACCGGACGATCGACCAGCGCGCAGTTCGCCAACTTCCTGCAGCAAGCCCTGGGCTCGGCGCGCGAACTCGACTACCACCTGCTCCTCGCCCGCGACCTGGAGCTCCTCTCCACGACGGACCACGCGACGCTCGAAGCACGTACCGACCAGGTGACACGTATGCTGGTCGCCCTCCGCCGCACCGTACACGACCGCGCCCTCACGCATCCTCCCAGGAAAGCCCGGAAGACGGGAAAGA of Gemmatimonadota bacterium contains these proteins:
- a CDS encoding four helix bundle protein; the protein is MQIYKKLTVWQKSHELTLRVYRASAGFHAHGHSALAGQMRRAAASVSANIAEGTGRSTSAQFANFLQQALGSARELDYHLLLARDLELLSTTDHATLEARTDQVTRMLVALRRTVHDRALTHPPRKARKTGKSPGPQA